From the genome of Vicia villosa cultivar HV-30 ecotype Madison, WI linkage group LG2, Vvil1.0, whole genome shotgun sequence, one region includes:
- the LOC131653907 gene encoding serine/threonine-protein kinase BLUS1-like, with the protein MKTSMASNIAERVQYPLDSSSYKIIDEIGAGNSAVVYKAICIPVNSTPVAIKSIDLDRSRPDLDDVRREAKTLSLLSHPNILKAHCSFTMDHRLWVVMPFMAGGSLQSIISHSFQNGLSEQSIAVILKDTLNALSYLHGQGHLHRDIKSGNILVDSNGLVKLADFGVSASIYESNNSVGVCSSYSSSSSNSSSSLMFTDFAGTPYWMAPEVIHSHNGYSFKADIWSFGITALELAHGRPPLSHLPPSKSMMLNITKRFRFSDFDKYIYKGSGGSNKFSKAFKDMVASCLNQDPTKRPSAEKLLKHSFFKNCKGPEFLVKNVLNGLPSVEKRYKEIKVTMGADSKENDDDGDDEDSVVNVKQRRISGWNFNEDGLKLEPVFPKDQCIEDHDVVKQVRFEEENAIQEEEDVASSGTVIETSPNDSDVVELDIDDVSGVVKNREATLATLSVLKGSLEQELGQVKFLMSLIGGNEEESHVAESEEKTVQEISKLRMELETERKKNLQLELQLENIKLHLISSTVNSPTS; encoded by the coding sequence ATGAAAACTTCCATGGCAAGCAACATAGCAGAAAGGGTGCAATATCCATTAGACTCTTCCTCCTACAAGATCATCGACGAAATTGGCGCCGGTAACAGCGCTGTCGTCTACAAAGCAATCTGCATCCCTGTAAACTCCACACCAGTTGCTATAAAATCCATAGACTTAGATCGTTCACGCCCCGACCTCGACGATGTTCGACGTGAAGCGAAGACATTATCACTTCTTTCTCATCCCAACATCCTCAAAGCTCATTGTTCCTTCACCATGGACCACCGTCTTTGGGTGGTTATGCCATTCATGGCAGGAGGTTCATTACAGTCCATAATCTCTCACTCTTTCCAAAACGGCTTATCAGAACAATCCATAGCTGTTATTCTCAAAGACACTCTCAATGCTCTTTCTTACCTTCATGGACAAGGTCACCTTCATAGAGATATCAAATCTGGTAACATCCTTGTTGACTCAAATGGATTAGTGAAACTTGCTGATTTTGGTGTTTCTGCTTCCATTTATGAATCTAACAACTCAGTAGGAGTATGTTCTTCTTATTCGTCTTCGTCTtctaattcttcttcttctcttatgTTTACTGATTTTGCTGGAACTCCTTATTGGATGGCTCCTGAGGTTATCCATTCTCATAATGGTTACAGTTTCAAAGCTGATATTTGGTCTTTTGGGATAACTGCTTTGGAGCTAGCACATGGAAGACCACCACTTTCTCATCTTCCTCCTTCTAAGTCAATGATGCTTAACATCACCAAAAGGTTTAGGTTTTCTGATtttgataaatatatttataagggAAGTGGTGGAAGTAATAAATTTTCTAAGGCTTTTAAGGATATGGTTGCTTCTTGTTTGAATCAAGATCCTACAAAAAGGCCTTCTGCTGAGAAGTTGCTTAAGCATTCGTTCTTTAAGAATTGTAAGGGACCAGAGTTTTTGGTGAAGAATGTGTTGAATGGTTTGCCTAGTGTTGAGAAAAGGTACAAAGAGATCAAAGTTACAATGGGTGCAGACTCaaaggagaatgatgatgatggtgatgatgaggaCTCAGTGGTGAATGTGAAGCAGAGAAGAATTAGTGGTTGGAATTTCAATGAAGATGGGTTGAAACTTGAGCCGGTATTCCCTAAGGATCAGTGCATAGAAGATCATGATGTGGTGAAACAAGTTCGGTTTGAAGAAGAAAATGCGATCCAAGAGGAGGAAGATGTTGCATCATCAGGAACTGTGATTGAGACAAGCCCCAATGATTCTGATGTGGTTGAACTTGATATCGATGATGTTAGTGGTGTTGTGAAGAACCGTGAAGCTACGTTGGCAACTTTGAGTGTGTTGAAAGGGAGCTTGGAACAAGAACTAGGACAGGTGAAGTTTCTGATGAGTCTAATCGGTGGAAATGAAGAGGAGAGTCATGTGGCCGAAAGCGAGGAGAAAACGGTGCAGGAGATCTCTAAGTTGAGGATGGAGTTAGAAACTGAGAGGAAGAAGAATTTGCAGTTGGAGTTGCAGCTTGAGAATATCAAGCTTCACCTAATTTCTTCTACTGTCAATAGTCCTACAAGTTAA
- the LOC131653908 gene encoding LOB domain-containing protein 7-like isoform X1, protein MNINISRNNNSNGGTPQACSACKYQRRKCGPTCILAPYFPHERQKQFLNAHKLFGVGKITNMLKNVPPESRDVTMSTIVYQADMRALDPVGGCYRHIQTLQAQIDYFTVELHFVLQQLAICRAAAASSSSNHHHYNDIVVNGNVNGIGNDDNNNNINHNDDEGVIIPPHHYQHQQNFVEEQLDDVNMFQPQQQQQMQPQYVVDDVVGVNPNYVPLQEDLNTWVNSIPLSPLTLQDNKKEEDEVDQEPVGDNRLNDDQKPVFDLSNEMNSSDIVRGSTNDPRQQL, encoded by the exons ATGAACATCAACATTTCAAGAAACAACAACAGCAACGGAGGAACCCCACAGGCTTGTTCTGCTTGTAAATACCAACGTAGGAAGTGCGGTCCAACCTGTATTCTCGCACCATATTTTCCTCACGAGCGTCAAAAACAGTTCCTCAACGCCCATAAATTATTCGGCGTTGGTAAAATCACCAACATGCTTAAGAATGTTCCTCCTGAATCCAGAGATGTAACCATGTCTACTATTGTTTATCAAGCTGATATGCGTGCTTTGGATCCTGTTGGTGGTTGTTATCGACATATTCAGACTCTGCAGGCTCAGATTGATTATTTCACTGTTGAGCTTCATTTTGTTCTTCAACAGCTTGCTATTTGTAGAGCCGCAGCTGCTTCTTCTTCATCCAATCATCATCATTATAATGATATCGTCGTAAATGGTAACGTTAATGGTATCGGTAACgacgataataataataatattaatcataATGATGATGAAGGTGTTATTATCCCTCCTCATCATTATCAACATCAACAGAATTTTGTTGAGGAACAACTGGATGATGTTAATATGTTTCAACCGCAACAGCAACAGCAGATGCAACCGCagtatgttgttgatgatgttgtcggggttaaccctaattatgtTCCTTTGCAAGAGGATCTTAATACGTGGGTGAATTCAATACCGTTGTCGCCGTTAACGTTGCAGGATAATAAAAAGGAGGAGGATGAGGTGGATCAAGAACCTGTTGGTGATAATCGtttgaatgatgatcagaaaccTGTTTTTGACCTAAGTAATGAGATGAATTCGTCGGATATCGTCAGAGGTAGTACTAATGATCCGAGACAGCAG CTATGA
- the LOC131651336 gene encoding uncharacterized protein LOC131651336, whose amino-acid sequence MVHPDVFPKYIVSLDTSRVVVKKVDVGNKFKNEQEFEFRDQILQWIRIKASKLGFGVVIGRFDNGLDRRGAFVTLTCKRSGKYKPHLRNFKGDETGSRKYLCKKLVDHPIACCLMPKEEECVSDMTLNLVQPKNILVTLKRKRPGNIAHIKQVYNRRYQSKLVIRGNTTEMQHLLKILDDNSYVSKYRMCEDGVTVRDIFWTLLDSIKLFNMFPIVLTIDSTYKTNKYKLLLLEIIGANSTEKTYFVGFAFLESEKKDNFN is encoded by the exons ATGGTGCATCCCGATGTTTTCCCTAAATATATTGTGTCTTTGGATACCTCGCGTGTAGTTGTGAAGAAGGTAGATGTTGGCAACAAATTTAAAAATGAACAAGAGTTTGAATTTCGTGATCAAATACTTCAATGGATTCGCATAAAGGCATCCAAACTGGGGTTTGGTGTTGTAATCGGAAGATTTGATAATGGTTTGGATAGAAGAGGTGCATTTGTGACATTGACATGCAAAAGAAGTGGGAAATATAAACCTCATCTCCGGAATTTCAAAGGAGATGAAACTGGTTcaagaaaat ATTTGTGTAAAAAGTTAGTTGATCATCCAATTGCATGTTGTCTCATGCCGAAAGAGGAGGAATGTGTTTCTGACATGACATTGAATTTGGTgcaaccgaaaaatatacttgtAACTTTGAAGCGTAAAAGACCCGGGAATATCGCACATATCAAGCAAGTGTACAATAGGCGCTATCAAAGTAAATTAGTGATAAGGGGGAATACAACTGAAATGCAACACCTATTGAAAATTCTAGATGATAACAGTTACGTATCTAAGTACCGAATGTGCGAGGATGGAGTAACTGTTAGAGATATATTTTGGACTCTTCTTGATtccataaagttgttcaacatGTTTCCCATTGTGCTCACAATTGATTCAACATATAAGACCAACAAGTACAAACTTCTATTATTGGAAATTATTGGTGCTAACTCTACTGAGAAGACTTATTTTGTCGGGTTTGCATTTCTAGAGAGCGAAAAAAAGGataattttaattag
- the LOC131653908 gene encoding LOB domain-containing protein 7-like isoform X2, giving the protein MNINISRNNNSNGGTPQACSACKYQRRKCGPTCILAPYFPHERQKQFLNAHKLFGVGKITNMLKNVPPESRDVTMSTIVYQADMRALDPVGGCYRHIQTLQAQIDYFTVELHFVLQQLAICRAAAASSSSNHHHYNDIVVNGNVNGIGNDDNNNNINHNDDEGVIIPPHHYQHQQNFVEEQLDDVNMFQPQQQQQMQPQYVVDDVVGVNPNYVPLQEDLNTWVNSIPLSPLTLQDNKKEEDEVDQEPVGDNRLNDDQKPVFDLSNEMNSSDIVRAMMKRYCE; this is encoded by the exons ATGAACATCAACATTTCAAGAAACAACAACAGCAACGGAGGAACCCCACAGGCTTGTTCTGCTTGTAAATACCAACGTAGGAAGTGCGGTCCAACCTGTATTCTCGCACCATATTTTCCTCACGAGCGTCAAAAACAGTTCCTCAACGCCCATAAATTATTCGGCGTTGGTAAAATCACCAACATGCTTAAGAATGTTCCTCCTGAATCCAGAGATGTAACCATGTCTACTATTGTTTATCAAGCTGATATGCGTGCTTTGGATCCTGTTGGTGGTTGTTATCGACATATTCAGACTCTGCAGGCTCAGATTGATTATTTCACTGTTGAGCTTCATTTTGTTCTTCAACAGCTTGCTATTTGTAGAGCCGCAGCTGCTTCTTCTTCATCCAATCATCATCATTATAATGATATCGTCGTAAATGGTAACGTTAATGGTATCGGTAACgacgataataataataatattaatcataATGATGATGAAGGTGTTATTATCCCTCCTCATCATTATCAACATCAACAGAATTTTGTTGAGGAACAACTGGATGATGTTAATATGTTTCAACCGCAACAGCAACAGCAGATGCAACCGCagtatgttgttgatgatgttgtcggggttaaccctaattatgtTCCTTTGCAAGAGGATCTTAATACGTGGGTGAATTCAATACCGTTGTCGCCGTTAACGTTGCAGGATAATAAAAAGGAGGAGGATGAGGTGGATCAAGAACCTGTTGGTGATAATCGtttgaatgatgatcagaaaccTGTTTTTGACCTAAGTAATGAGATGAATTCGTCGGATATCGTCAGAG CTATGATGAAGAGGTATTGTGAATGA